Proteins co-encoded in one Acaryochloris thomasi RCC1774 genomic window:
- a CDS encoding 4a-hydroxytetrahydrobiopterin dehydratase, with protein sequence MHKAYLPIGLLVVTVLQVAFPAYSVPHPPTGWRLNGNRLECTYKLTNFIESVAFVEELVMPAEAVGHHPDVVIAYGRVSLSLTTHDADGLTDLDWMLAREIDAIATQQNPPLQCQPQP encoded by the coding sequence ATGCATAAAGCTTATTTACCCATAGGATTACTTGTCGTTACGGTCTTGCAGGTGGCTTTCCCAGCCTATTCTGTACCACACCCGCCTACTGGATGGCGGCTGAACGGCAACCGCTTGGAATGCACCTACAAGCTAACGAACTTTATTGAGTCAGTGGCTTTTGTAGAGGAGCTTGTGATGCCTGCCGAAGCCGTCGGCCATCACCCTGATGTGGTCATTGCCTATGGTCGGGTGTCGCTGTCGCTGACGACCCATGATGCCGATGGGTTAACCGATTTAGATTGGATGCTGGCGCGGGAAATAGATGCGATTGCGACCCAACAAAACCCTCCCCTCCAGTGCCAGCCCCAGCCTTAG
- a CDS encoding AIM24 family protein: MQDPLSTASGSPAEATGKKQNMVLIDSASNQGFKVDILGYKTLAGSNDPRTAQAVYFANQTDLKLKQVCLTLNQSEAIVEAGALHYLHGHIELQNPVGGVGGLGKAMLKKMLTNETAFMPRYQGSGSVYLEPSFGDFLIYNLRNEEIIADRGLFYCSEASLSVGVAMQKNVSSALLGGEGLFQTQVRGSGIAVFELPVPASEVRCVHLNNETLQVDGNFALMRSGRIDFSVEKSSKGMFGSLSSGEGLLQTFRGTGRVWLAPTQAIYNQMSMGGLSGLSSAQHSSRTTT; the protein is encoded by the coding sequence ATGCAAGATCCTCTTTCGACTGCGTCCGGTTCCCCTGCTGAGGCTACTGGCAAAAAGCAGAATATGGTGCTGATTGATTCCGCTAGCAATCAGGGCTTTAAGGTAGACATTCTCGGATACAAGACCCTCGCTGGAAGTAACGATCCGCGAACAGCTCAGGCTGTTTATTTTGCTAATCAGACCGATCTGAAGCTCAAGCAGGTATGCCTCACCCTCAATCAGAGTGAAGCCATCGTTGAAGCCGGTGCGCTCCACTATTTGCATGGTCATATCGAGCTGCAGAATCCTGTCGGGGGCGTGGGGGGATTGGGCAAAGCCATGCTGAAGAAAATGCTCACCAATGAGACTGCCTTTATGCCTCGCTATCAGGGCAGCGGCTCTGTGTATTTAGAGCCATCCTTTGGTGACTTTCTAATTTACAACCTCAGGAACGAAGAGATTATTGCCGATCGAGGTCTGTTTTACTGCAGTGAAGCCTCTCTTTCGGTGGGGGTGGCCATGCAAAAGAACGTTTCTTCGGCCCTACTGGGGGGTGAAGGACTGTTTCAAACCCAAGTTCGCGGCTCCGGTATTGCGGTTTTTGAGCTGCCGGTTCCGGCCAGTGAGGTGCGGTGCGTGCATCTTAACAACGAGACGCTGCAGGTAGACGGCAACTTTGCGCTGATGCGTTCTGGCCGCATTGACTTCAGCGTTGAGAAGTCTTCGAAGGGTATGTTTGGCAGTCTGTCGAGCGGTGAAGGATTATTGCAAACCTTCCGAGGCACAGGACGCGTTTGGCTGGCCCCGACGCAGGCGATTTATAACCAGATGAGTATGGGGGGACTCAGTGGCCTTAGCTCCGCTCAGCACTCTTCACGGACCACGACCTAG
- the cobJ gene encoding precorrin-3B C(17)-methyltransferase has translation MSQSLFEPFQPLVAIATTPQAATTLQPICQLTGAILWVPETLADQANVQVYSGSLRDHLATLWPQHRGFIFGLATGAVVRLIAPLLEHKSQDPAVLVVEEQGQSVISLCSGHLGHADQLTRLIASQIGATSIITGTSTRSQLPSLDLLGQPFGWQRGAGDWNQVSGAIARQQSVAVVQESGSKLWQAHLPAEHPFVFADPPGDAPQVCITHRAAASDLPIVRWHPRVLWVGIGCERGTSRALIEQGIEQVFREFGLAMDAIASITTLDLKADEAGLLELCQDRNWPLQCFAPEVLRGVEVPTPSEIVAAEVGTPSVAEAAALYAAQVQAGSLEAESLKAEPATLIVPKQIIRNAEEAGAATVAIALSPLEFTGRQGRLYLVGTGPGSLDQMTPAAQTAIVQADAVIGYSLYMDLVQSRLRPGQMIETYPITQERQRAQRAIALANWGLTVAMISSGDAGIYGMAGLVLEELELQNWDGRAPAVEIFPGVSALQAAASRVGTPLMHDFCAISLSDRLTPWEVIEKRLQAAAAADFVTALYNPRSQLRVEQLTIAQTIMLEHRDPNTPVAVVRSAYREDEATQLTTLGQLHTVTVDMLTTVLIGNGSTHTYQNWMITPRGYLNSPQAS, from the coding sequence TTGAGTCAGTCGCTATTTGAACCGTTTCAGCCGCTGGTTGCGATCGCAACAACCCCGCAGGCAGCCACCACCCTACAGCCAATTTGTCAGCTCACAGGCGCAATCCTATGGGTTCCTGAAACCTTGGCAGATCAAGCAAATGTTCAGGTCTATTCAGGATCTTTAAGAGATCATCTCGCCACGCTCTGGCCTCAGCACCGAGGGTTCATTTTTGGTCTCGCCACGGGCGCAGTGGTGCGTCTGATTGCGCCCCTACTAGAGCATAAGTCTCAAGATCCCGCCGTGCTGGTGGTGGAGGAACAAGGCCAGTCCGTCATTAGTCTTTGCAGCGGTCATTTAGGCCATGCCGATCAGCTCACGCGATTGATCGCCTCCCAGATCGGCGCAACGTCCATCATTACTGGCACTTCAACGCGCAGCCAGTTGCCCAGCCTAGATCTGCTGGGTCAGCCCTTCGGCTGGCAGCGAGGAGCCGGAGACTGGAATCAGGTCAGTGGCGCGATTGCCCGCCAGCAAAGCGTTGCCGTTGTTCAAGAATCAGGATCCAAACTCTGGCAGGCACATCTGCCCGCTGAACACCCTTTTGTGTTTGCCGATCCGCCTGGAGATGCGCCTCAGGTTTGCATTACCCATCGAGCGGCTGCGTCAGATTTACCCATCGTTCGCTGGCATCCGCGGGTGCTGTGGGTAGGCATCGGCTGTGAACGAGGAACGTCCCGCGCACTGATTGAGCAGGGGATTGAGCAGGTGTTTCGAGAATTTGGGCTAGCGATGGATGCGATCGCATCCATCACCACCCTCGATCTCAAAGCAGACGAAGCCGGACTTCTAGAGCTTTGCCAAGATCGTAACTGGCCGCTCCAGTGTTTTGCCCCCGAGGTGCTGCGGGGCGTAGAGGTGCCCACCCCTTCTGAGATTGTCGCCGCCGAAGTCGGAACCCCCAGTGTCGCAGAGGCGGCAGCTTTATATGCAGCCCAGGTCCAGGCTGGGTCTCTAGAAGCAGAGTCCCTCAAGGCAGAGCCAGCCACGCTGATTGTGCCCAAGCAAATCATTCGTAATGCAGAGGAAGCAGGGGCAGCAACAGTTGCGATCGCGTTGTCTCCCCTAGAGTTCACAGGACGGCAGGGAAGGCTTTATCTCGTGGGCACGGGACCGGGTTCCCTGGACCAAATGACGCCAGCCGCACAGACCGCCATCGTCCAGGCTGATGCCGTGATCGGCTATTCGCTCTACATGGATCTTGTCCAGTCTCGCCTCCGTCCCGGTCAAATGATTGAGACCTATCCGATTACCCAAGAACGCCAGCGGGCGCAGCGGGCTATTGCCCTGGCTAACTGGGGTCTAACGGTGGCCATGATTTCTTCGGGAGATGCAGGCATCTACGGGATGGCGGGCCTGGTCTTAGAAGAACTAGAGCTGCAGAACTGGGACGGTCGAGCCCCCGCCGTCGAGATTTTTCCGGGGGTCTCGGCGCTACAGGCAGCGGCATCACGGGTGGGAACGCCGCTGATGCACGACTTTTGCGCCATTAGCCTCAGCGATCGCCTGACCCCCTGGGAGGTAATTGAGAAACGGCTGCAGGCTGCTGCTGCTGCTGACTTTGTGACGGCGCTGTATAACCCGCGATCGCAACTCCGGGTCGAGCAGTTGACCATCGCCCAAACCATTATGCTGGAGCATCGAGATCCCAACACGCCGGTGGCGGTGGTGCGGTCGGCCTACCGCGAGGATGAGGCCACACAGCTAACAACGCTAGGCCAGCTCCATACGGTCACAGTGGATATGTTG